One Solanum pennellii chromosome 9, SPENNV200 DNA segment encodes these proteins:
- the LOC107031563 gene encoding pre-mRNA-splicing factor 18 yields the protein MDILKQELEQRRKNLAQDVGGRKVFKRSEIEQKRLQRIREEEKREAEAKALRQKQLEQNQKSNDDSSSKSNSKTDTQCLKQDASSSSVSKALTDEQKIDGLNLPRQEVIRRLRFLKQPVTLFGEDDEARLDRLKFVLKAGTFEVDDSDMTEGQTNDFLRDIVELKKRQKSGMMSERKRKVTEDSGEDKDGGGGDEDLSGDGNSSGVDHDKDLKRMKTNFVELCDEDKILVFFKKLLNEWNQELDEMTDSEKRTAKGKSMVATFKQCARYLHPLFKFCRKKLLPDDIRQALLVVVECCMKRDYLAAMDQYIKMAIGNAPWPIGVTMVGIHERSAREKIYTNSVAHIMNDETTRKYLQSVKRLMTFCQRRYPAMPSKAVEFNSLANGSDLQSLLAEEGTSGGSQTSEERLRIMPA from the exons ATGGATATACTGAAACAGGAATTGGAGCAACGTCGGAAAAATCTGGCCCAAGACGTCGGCGGCCGGAAAGTATTCAAGCGGTCGGAGATCGAACAGAAGCGTCTCCAGAGGATTCGTGAAGAGGAAAAACGCGAAGCTGAGGCCAAAGCCCTCCGTCAAAAGCAATTGGAACAGAACCAGAAGTCTAACGATGACTcctcatcaaaatcaaactccaAAACCGATACTCAATGCCTCAAGCAGGATGCATCATCTTCATCGGTATCCAAAGCACTTACCGACGAGCAAAAAATCGATGGACTAAACCTTCCTCGACAGGAAGTTATTCGTCGACTTAGGTTTCTGAAACAACCGGTGACTTTATTTGGTGAAGATGACGAGGCGAGGCTTGATCGTTTGAAGTTTGTATTAAAAGCTGGAACGTTCGAAGTTGACGATTCTGACATGACTGAGGGGCAAACCAATGACTTTTTGAGAGATATTGTGGAATTGAAGAAACGGCAGAAGTCGGGGATGATGAGTGAAAGGAAGCGGAAGGTAACGGAGGATTCTGGTGAGGATAAAGATGGAGGAGGTGGTGATGAAGATTTGAGTGGAGATGGGAACTCCTCGGGGGTTGATCATGATAAGGATTTGAAGAGGATGAAAACGAATTTTGTTGAGTTGTGTGATGAGGATAAGATTTTGGTGTTCTTTAAGAAGTTGTTGAATGAGTGGAATCAGGAGCTTGATGAGATGACTGATTCTGAAAAGCGGACGGCCAAGGGGAAATCGATGGTCGCTACTTTTAAGCAGTGTGCTAGGTACTTGCATCCGCTATTCAAGTTCTGCAGGAAAAAG TTACTTCCTGATGACATTAGGCAAGCACTACTTGTGGTTGTTGAATGCTGTATGAAGAGGGACTATCTAGCTGCAATGGATCAGTATATTAAGATGGCAATCGGTAATGCACCTTGGCCAATTGGTGTTACTATGGTTGGTATTCATGAACGGTCAGCTCGTGAGAAGATTTACACAAACAGTGTTGCTCATATCATGAATGATGAGACAACTAGGAAGTATCTGCAATCAGTTAAAAGACTGATGACATTCTGCCAACGACGCTATCCAGCAATGCCATCCAAGGCTGTGGAGTTCAATAGTCTTGCAAATGGCAGTGACTTGCAGTCTCTACTTGCAGAAGAGGGTACTTCTGGGGGTTCTCAAACCTCAGAGGAAAGGCTTAGAATAATGCCTGCATAA
- the LOC107031397 gene encoding ribosome-recycling factor, chloroplastic isoform X1: MTIALSPATPVRLLCQQQLTRKPVLFCFQDKFPTSGNVVCWSASANYSSLWVGARRLQPLVKPSWGKRSGIVRCATIEEIEAEKSSIEKDVKERMEKTVETVRSNFNSIRTGRASPAMLDKIEVDYYGTPVSLKSIAQISTPDASSILVQPYDKSSLKAIEKAIVSSDVGMTPNNDGEVIRLAVPQLTSDRRKELSKIVSKQAEEGKVAIRNIRRDALKAYEKLEKEKKLSEDNVKDLSSDLQKVTDEYMKKIDIVFKQKEKELLKV; this comes from the exons ATGACGATAGCTTTGTCGCCTGCAACTCCAGTACGTTTGCTATGCCAACAGCAACTCACCCGCAAACCTGTCCTCTTTTGCTTTCAAG ATAAATTTCCTACTTCTGGTAATGTGGTATGTTGGTCGGCGTCTGCGAATTACTCGAGCCTATGGGTTGGAGCAAGGAGATTGCAGCCTCTTGTTAAACCATCTTGGGGAAAGAG AAGTGGAATTGTGAGGTGTGCAACAATTGAAGAAATAGAAGCTGAAAAATCTTCGATTGAGAAAGATGTG aaAGAAAGGATGGAAAAGACAGTTGAAACTGTTAGGTCAAATTTCAACTCTATAAGGACAGGAAGAGCTAGCCCAGCAATGCTAGATAAAATTGAG GTTGATTATTATGGCACTCCAGTCAGCTTGAAAAGCATAGCACAAATTAGCACTCCTGATGCAAGTTCTATCTTGGTGCAGCCGTATGACAAATCCAG TTTAAAGGCTATAGAGAAGGCTATTGTCAGCTCCGATGTTGGTATGACGCCAAATAATGATGGAGAAGTAATACGATTGGCTGTACCCCAGTTGACATCAGACAGGAGGAAG GAATTatccaaaattgtttctaaacAAGCCGAGGAAGGAAAG GTAGCTATAAGGAATATAAGAAGAGATGCCTTAAAAGCTTATGAAAAACTTGAGAAG GAGAAAAAGCTTTCTGAAGACAATGTGAAGGACCTATCTAGTGATTTACAG AAAGTGACAGATGAATACATGAAGAAGATTGATATTGTCTTCAAGCAGAAGGAGAAG GAACTGCTGAAAGTTTGA
- the LOC107031397 gene encoding ribosome-recycling factor, chloroplastic isoform X2: MTIALSPATPVRLLCQQQLTRKPVLFCFQDKFPTSGNVVCWSASANYSSLWVGARRLQPLVKPSWGKRSGIVRCATIEEIEAEKSSIEKDVKERMEKTVETVRSNFNSIRTGRASPAMLDKIEVDYYGTPVSLKSIAQISTPDASSILVQPYDKSSLKAIEKAIVSSDVGMTPNNDGEVIRLAVPQLTSDRRKRTDKLDFLSQVHVTFSYSSYVTGIIQNCF; the protein is encoded by the exons ATGACGATAGCTTTGTCGCCTGCAACTCCAGTACGTTTGCTATGCCAACAGCAACTCACCCGCAAACCTGTCCTCTTTTGCTTTCAAG ATAAATTTCCTACTTCTGGTAATGTGGTATGTTGGTCGGCGTCTGCGAATTACTCGAGCCTATGGGTTGGAGCAAGGAGATTGCAGCCTCTTGTTAAACCATCTTGGGGAAAGAG AAGTGGAATTGTGAGGTGTGCAACAATTGAAGAAATAGAAGCTGAAAAATCTTCGATTGAGAAAGATGTG aaAGAAAGGATGGAAAAGACAGTTGAAACTGTTAGGTCAAATTTCAACTCTATAAGGACAGGAAGAGCTAGCCCAGCAATGCTAGATAAAATTGAG GTTGATTATTATGGCACTCCAGTCAGCTTGAAAAGCATAGCACAAATTAGCACTCCTGATGCAAGTTCTATCTTGGTGCAGCCGTATGACAAATCCAG TTTAAAGGCTATAGAGAAGGCTATTGTCAGCTCCGATGTTGGTATGACGCCAAATAATGATGGAGAAGTAATACGATTGGCTGTACCCCAGTTGACATCAGACAGGAGGAAG AGGACTGACAAACTCGATTTCTTATCTCAAGTACACGTGACGTTTTCCTATTCAAGCTACGTGACAG GAATTatccaaaattgtttctaa